One genomic segment of Hydrocarboniclastica marina includes these proteins:
- a CDS encoding HAD family hydrolase: MLKLDKYQTLVFDCDGVLLDSNKVKTDAFHRAAESYGRDPARKLVEYHVNNGGISRYAKFEFFLEHILGRAEIDPAELELLLGRYASGVQQGLATCAIANGLERLRAQTRQSRWLVVSGGDQSELRELFEKRGLSVLFDGGIHGSPATKDELLSKLMENGGIQRPALFLGDSQYDYEAATRAGLDFVFVSAWSESHFDFGGAHAQIKVLADLLQP, translated from the coding sequence GTGCTGAAGCTGGACAAGTATCAAACCCTGGTTTTTGACTGCGATGGCGTACTGCTTGATTCCAACAAGGTCAAGACAGACGCGTTTCATCGCGCTGCAGAGTCGTATGGTAGAGACCCTGCCCGCAAGCTGGTTGAGTACCACGTCAATAACGGCGGCATTTCCCGCTATGCAAAGTTCGAGTTTTTTCTTGAACACATTCTTGGTCGAGCCGAAATCGATCCTGCCGAGCTAGAGTTGCTCCTCGGCAGATACGCCAGCGGAGTCCAGCAGGGGCTTGCGACATGCGCGATTGCCAATGGCCTGGAAAGATTGCGCGCGCAGACGCGCCAGAGTCGTTGGCTGGTGGTCTCAGGCGGTGACCAGTCCGAACTCCGTGAGCTGTTTGAGAAGCGCGGGCTCTCGGTCCTTTTCGACGGTGGCATTCACGGCAGTCCGGCTACCAAGGATGAGCTCCTTTCTAAACTCATGGAAAATGGCGGTATTCAACGGCCAGCGTTGTTTCTTGGGGACAGCCAGTACGATTATGAAGCGGCGACTCGAGCCGGTCTTGATTTTGTTTTTGTCTCTGCGTGGAGCGAGTCGCACTTTGATTTTGGTGGCGCGCACGCACAGATTAAAGTCCTGGCAGATCTTCTGCAGCCGTAG
- a CDS encoding 3-deoxy-manno-octulosonate cytidylyltransferase encodes MMRSVAVIPARYQSSRYPGKPLVKLLGKPMLLWVAELSAKALGQENVYVATDDHRIAEVAQHAGFKAVLTSSGALTGTDRLAEAAESIDADIFINVQGDEPLVDPEDICRVRDLKQASMDTVINGYCWLSEEEDPHSVNLPKVITTEAGHLVYMSRSPLPGYKDAKNAPVHYKKQVCIYAFSKPELKAFRDFGRKSELERSEDIEILRFLELKRPVLMLETRAGSLAVDVPSDVAGVEAALRKKHAC; translated from the coding sequence ATGATGAGATCGGTGGCAGTGATTCCTGCCCGGTACCAGTCGTCCAGGTATCCCGGCAAGCCCCTTGTCAAGTTGTTGGGTAAACCCATGTTGCTCTGGGTGGCGGAGCTCTCGGCCAAGGCCCTGGGTCAGGAAAATGTCTACGTCGCGACCGACGACCACCGGATCGCAGAAGTCGCCCAGCATGCCGGATTCAAGGCGGTGCTCACCAGTTCCGGTGCCCTGACGGGGACAGATCGACTGGCCGAGGCCGCTGAGTCTATCGACGCAGATATCTTCATCAATGTGCAGGGGGATGAGCCCCTGGTTGATCCAGAGGATATCTGTCGCGTACGTGACCTTAAACAGGCGTCCATGGATACGGTCATAAATGGATACTGCTGGCTCTCCGAAGAGGAAGATCCGCATAGCGTAAACCTTCCTAAAGTCATAACGACTGAAGCCGGACACCTGGTGTACATGTCTCGCAGCCCCCTGCCTGGCTATAAGGACGCGAAGAATGCCCCCGTGCACTACAAAAAGCAGGTCTGCATCTACGCGTTCAGTAAACCGGAGCTGAAGGCTTTCCGCGACTTCGGGCGCAAGAGTGAGTTGGAGCGTTCTGAAGATATCGAAATTCTGCGTTTCCTTGAGCTGAAAAGGCCCGTTCTGATGCTTGAGACGCGAGCTGGAAGCCTTGCTGTGGATGTGCCTTCGGATGTGGCTGGTGTCGAGGCGGCGCTTCGGAAAAAACACGCGTGCTGA